The following coding sequences lie in one Kribbella sp. NBC_00709 genomic window:
- a CDS encoding DUF4190 domain-containing protein: MTQPPYGPDPERPQDRPHDPTQDATQSLPAQDPTQVFPAQDPTRAFPAQDPGPAAGSTRAFPTYGRPEQAHPQQTGSSPWVAPGQPQQSYGQAQYGQPQQPYGQPQQSSGQPQYGQAQQPGQAPQYGQQPPPGYGQGYGPGQYPPQYGQAPAPYGYGYGYSGSGGTNGLAAAALATGIGGIFIGLSAPVAVGLGIAALVQIKRRQQAGKGMAIAGLVIGSLVTIGYLALIGLVIAFGSTSDDYSSPEPVSSYSSGPTTTVDDLAVGECFNDGNEEDEVVRQPCTAVHDGEVISDVTLPDGPYPGDSGVDKAADRACSPDFTSYVGKSPDDSELDLFYWTPTQSLWADNDRLVVCAAYGPDHEKLTTTVKNSHR; encoded by the coding sequence GTGACTCAGCCACCGTACGGACCGGATCCGGAGCGGCCGCAGGACCGGCCGCACGACCCGACCCAGGACGCGACCCAGTCGCTGCCTGCCCAGGACCCGACCCAGGTCTTCCCGGCCCAGGATCCGACCCGCGCGTTTCCGGCGCAGGATCCCGGCCCGGCGGCCGGGTCGACACGGGCGTTTCCGACGTACGGGCGGCCCGAGCAGGCGCATCCCCAGCAGACCGGGTCGTCGCCGTGGGTGGCTCCTGGACAACCGCAGCAGTCTTACGGCCAAGCGCAGTACGGGCAACCCCAGCAGCCGTACGGTCAACCCCAGCAGTCCTCCGGACAACCGCAGTACGGGCAGGCTCAGCAACCTGGGCAGGCGCCGCAGTACGGGCAGCAGCCGCCGCCGGGGTACGGGCAGGGGTATGGGCCGGGGCAGTATCCGCCGCAGTACGGGCAGGCGCCGGCGCCGTACGGGTATGGGTACGGCTACTCCGGGTCGGGCGGGACCAACGGGCTCGCGGCCGCGGCGCTGGCGACCGGGATCGGCGGGATCTTCATCGGCCTGTCCGCGCCGGTCGCGGTCGGCCTCGGCATCGCGGCGCTCGTGCAGATCAAGCGCCGCCAGCAGGCCGGCAAGGGGATGGCGATCGCCGGGCTGGTGATCGGTTCGCTGGTGACTATCGGGTACCTCGCCCTGATCGGCCTCGTGATCGCGTTCGGCTCGACATCCGACGACTACTCCTCACCGGAGCCGGTTTCGTCGTACTCCAGCGGCCCGACGACCACCGTCGACGACCTGGCCGTGGGTGAGTGTTTCAACGACGGCAACGAAGAGGACGAGGTCGTCCGCCAGCCGTGCACAGCCGTCCACGACGGCGAGGTCATCTCCGACGTCACCCTCCCCGACGGCCCGTACCCAGGCGACAGCGGCGTCGACAAAGCAGCCGACCGCGCGTGCAGCCCGGACTTCACCAGCTACGTCGGCAAATCCCCTGACGACTCCGAACTCGACCTCTTCTACTGGACCCCCACCCAGTCCCTCTGGGCCGACAACGACCGCCTCGTAGTCTGCGCCGCCTACGGCCCCGACCACGAAAAACTAACCACCACCGTCAAAAACAGCCACCGCTAA
- a CDS encoding SigE family RNA polymerase sigma factor: MADWERAFRELLAARGPALRGYAYLLTGDPTTAGDLIQEALTRVFGRGRINDDVNQLEAYVRRAMLNQYIDGRRRLKRWNATRHLLVDVPHYDDDRLAVADEVRRALANLSPKQRVCVVLRYYEDLTVAEIADELGCTDGTVKRHLSNARAKLAVQLGVTEESTQ, from the coding sequence GTGGCCGACTGGGAGCGGGCGTTCCGGGAATTGCTGGCTGCGCGCGGCCCCGCGCTCCGTGGTTATGCCTACCTGCTGACCGGCGACCCGACGACTGCCGGCGACCTGATCCAGGAAGCGCTCACGCGGGTGTTCGGCCGCGGCCGGATCAACGATGACGTCAACCAGCTCGAGGCCTATGTACGGCGCGCGATGCTGAATCAGTACATCGACGGCCGCCGCCGGCTCAAGCGGTGGAACGCGACCCGCCACCTGCTGGTCGACGTACCGCACTACGACGACGACCGGCTCGCGGTGGCCGACGAGGTACGGAGGGCGTTGGCGAACCTGTCTCCGAAGCAGCGTGTGTGCGTCGTCCTGCGCTACTACGAGGACCTGACAGTCGCCGAGATCGCCGACGAGCTCGGCTGCACCGACGGCACCGTGAAACGCCACCTGTCCAACGCCAGGGCGAAGCTCGCCGTCCAGCTCGGCGTGACCGAGGAGAGTACCCAATGA